The Mucilaginibacter terrae region GTTAATAAACTCCTGGGCGGTTGGATATAATAACTCCGCACGGCTTTTAGTTACCATTATTTTGAAAAAGGCATCAGTTGATGGAGCTACTTTTCCGGTAAAGATACCTTGCAATACCTTCAATTTTTTATCGTGCGAAATAATAGGATTACGCAAAACAGCCTGTAACTGGGTATTAGCTTTTAATGTTTGCACAAAAAAAGTCATATCCTGCTTAGTGGCTTCCAAAGTATCTTTCTCCAAAGCCAAATCAATTAATGATTTAGCGTAACGGGATGCAACTGTTAATTCAGACATATTGTTGAGTGGTGAATGGTTGAATGGTGAGTGGTTGAAAAGTTAATTACCTAACTACTCACCATTCACTACTCACTAACTTATTTAATCTTTACTTCCTTTAATAAATCGGCAACCAACTCATCTTGTGCGTTTTGGTTGGCAAACTCTTTGCGTAAAACTTTCTCGGCTATCTCTAATGATAAAGTAGCTACCTGGTTTTTCACATCAGCCATAGCAATAGCTTTAAGGCTGTTAATTTCAAGTTTTGCTTTTTCTATCATTTTAGCACCTTCAACATTAGCTGAGTTCTTAGCTTCAGCTACGATCTGATCTTTCAGATGTTTAGCTTCGCGTAAAATCAAATCGCGTTCGGCACGTGCTTCCTTCAATAATTGCTCGTTTTCGTTAGTTAAACGGGCCATTTCTTCTTTAGCAGCTTCGGCTTTCAGTAAAGCATCCTCAATTGAACGCTCACGCTCGCCAATAGCAGTCATGATAGGTTTCCAGGCAAATTTACCCAGCAGGATAAGCAGGATGATGAACGCTAACGCAGCCCATACCACAAATCCTAAATGATCATTTAATAAACCTTCAAATAATTGTTCCATTTATATGAATATTGTTAGATAAACCAACACTGTATTTAACTTACTAAGCCTTATTAAGCCCTCTCCTCCGGGGAGGGTTTGGGAGGGGTTAGAGGCTGTTTAAAAACCTTACCTGCCGCCAACCGCTGCAAGTAAGGTTTTTGATTTTGTGAGTTAGGTAATATTATTTACCTAACAATGCAACTACCACACCGAACAGTGCAACACCTTCGATAAGTGCAGCAGCGATGATCATTGCAGTTTGAATTTTAGAAGAAGCTTCAGGCTGACGAGCAATACCTTCCATTGCTTTACCACCTACCTGACCGATACCGATACCAGCACCGATAACCGCTAAACCTGCACCTAATGCAGCAATACTTCCAGTCATGTTTGTTTAATTTAAAGTTAAATATAGTGTATAATTATTTACGAAACTATTAATGGTGATGCTCCTCAACAGCTGTACCGATAAACAAAGCGGTAAGCATGGTAAAGATGAACGCCTGTAGAAATGCAACCAGTAATTCCAATACGTCCATAAATAATACGAACACAATAGAAACCGGGGCAATAAAGAAACTCTTAAAGATGAATATCAACGATATTAAGCTCAATACGATGATGTGACCTGCCGAGATGTTAGCGTACAAACGAATCATTAACGCAAACGGCTTAGAGATAACACCTATTAACTCTACCGGAATCATGATCGGGTACAACCAAACCGGTACAGGTGGCATAAAAATGTGTTTCCAGTAGTACTTGTTAGCGCTAAAGTTTACCACCAACAATACAATGAACGACATTACAAACGTAAACAGGATATTACCGGTAACGTTGGTTCCACCCGGAATAATTGGAATTAAACCCAATATATTGTTGATCCATATAAAGAAGAATATAGTTAACAAAACAGGCATATAACGCTCGTAACGGTAACCAATATTAGGACGCGCAATTTCATCGCGCACAAACATGATAACCGGCTCGATAAATGACTGCAAACCTTTAGGGGCTTTACCCACACGTTTTTTGTAGGAAGCAGCAATGCTAAAGAAGATAATAAACAGGATCAAACCCGCTATCCACATAGCCAATACGTTTTTAGTAACCGAAAAATCATAAATATGGCTCGATGCTTCTTTATCAACTTCGCCGGCAGCATTTACCACACGAATCTTATCTTCAATAAGCTTATAAGTATAGTACTGCCCCTGGTAAGCCTCATGCCCGTGATGGAAATTGGCGCCTGAAAAAAACTCCGTACCCTTATCGGTAAACAAAATTATTGGCAAAGGGATAGATACATCACCAATCACATGCCAATAGTGCGAATCGGCAATGTGTTCAAGAATTGCAGTGGTAGGATTAAAGGCCTCCTTTTCTGCATTTGCAGCCTCAGCAGGGTGTTCTTCGTGTTGTATAGCAAAACTTTTACACGTGGTTAGTGTAAGAAAGACACCTAAAATAAGGCTGAGGAATAATTTTTTTGAGTTCAAAATGTGCCTAAAATCCATTAATTGTGAGATTTTTACTTTTTATTTTGGACGCGCAAGTTACTCAACAAACTGTATATTTCAAAGGCCGTATAAAATAAATATAGATAAAAATAGTTGAGCACAAACGCGATGTCGTTTACCTTGTATTTATGCATGTAAACAAGGGCTATTGTCATGCATAAAATAAGTTTGAGTGTGGTGGCTCCTAAAAATATTTGTCCGCCCAAAGTATCATTTTGCCGCTGGCCCCAAATTACGCCCAAACAAATCAAAAACGTTAACGACGAGAAGAACTGGAAAACGAGCCAGAAACCCGGAATAAGCAAACTGCCTTTACCTGCATAATCTAATATGGCGGGAGGTAAGGCAATAATTAAAGTACAAATGCCAAAGGCAACAAAAAACCTTTTCAATCTTTAAGGGATTTAATAACCAGGTATAATGATATAAATACACCTATTAATGATAGGATGGCGGTTACCCACATGGTAGCATGAGCAGC contains the following coding sequences:
- the atpH gene encoding ATP synthase F1 subunit delta → MSELTVASRYAKSLIDLALEKDTLEATKQDMTFFVQTLKANTQLQAVLRNPIISHDKKLKVLQGIFTGKVAPSTDAFFKIMVTKSRAELLYPTAQEFINQYNIKKNIVKATVVSATPLSEANRNQIISEVKSLSGGEVVLQEKVDAALIGGFVLTVGDRQIDTSVASSLQKLKKDFAQKVI
- the atpF gene encoding F0F1 ATP synthase subunit B is translated as MEQLFEGLLNDHLGFVVWAALAFIILLILLGKFAWKPIMTAIGERERSIEDALLKAEAAKEEMARLTNENEQLLKEARAERDLILREAKHLKDQIVAEAKNSANVEGAKMIEKAKLEINSLKAIAMADVKNQVATLSLEIAEKVLRKEFANQNAQDELVADLLKEVKIK
- the atpE gene encoding ATP synthase F0 subunit C yields the protein MTGSIAALGAGLAVIGAGIGIGQVGGKAMEGIARQPEASSKIQTAMIIAAALIEGVALFGVVVALLGK
- the atpB gene encoding F0F1 ATP synthase subunit A translates to MNSKKLFLSLILGVFLTLTTCKSFAIQHEEHPAEAANAEKEAFNPTTAILEHIADSHYWHVIGDVSIPLPIILFTDKGTEFFSGANFHHGHEAYQGQYYTYKLIEDKIRVVNAAGEVDKEASSHIYDFSVTKNVLAMWIAGLILFIIFFSIAASYKKRVGKAPKGLQSFIEPVIMFVRDEIARPNIGYRYERYMPVLLTIFFFIWINNILGLIPIIPGGTNVTGNILFTFVMSFIVLLVVNFSANKYYWKHIFMPPVPVWLYPIMIPVELIGVISKPFALMIRLYANISAGHIIVLSLISLIFIFKSFFIAPVSIVFVLFMDVLELLVAFLQAFIFTMLTALFIGTAVEEHHH